One stretch of Deinococcus aquaedulcis DNA includes these proteins:
- the pnp gene encoding polyribonucleotide nucleotidyltransferase, whose product MIGKTYTTMLGDKELSIETGKLAKLVSGSVTLRYGDTVVLVTAQAREDKSTLDFLPLTVEFEERHYAVGKIPGSFHRREGRPGERAILSARITDRQLRPLFPKGYRHETQVIITVLSADGQNLPDVLGPIGASAALTISDIPWQGPTACVRVGQVDGQFILNPTTDQLAHSRLDLVVAGTRDAVMMVEAGAQEVSEDDLVAAIEFAHAGMQGVLDLIERMRAELGQEKFNFLADGDLSTDLVPELAEQARAAGLRDALLTMKKKERSANLKALRERLIQARIPEGEIEGAEERVAALKTAFGKVEKQELRRLILENDLRADGRNAKTVRPIWIEARALPRAHGSAIFTRGETQVLGVATLGTERDEILIDDLTSETGDKFLLHYNFPPYSTGEVKRMGGQSRREVGHGHLAKRAIRAVLPSFEEFPYVIRLVGEVLESNGSSSMATVCAGTLALMDAGVPIKAPVAGVAMGLVMEGEQYRVLTDILGLEDALGDMDFKVCGTAQGVTALQMDIKVGGITPQIMREALSQAREGRLHILGKMAEVLPSPRPELSPTAPRIISLKINPELIGKVIGPGGKQIRELEAMGAQITVEEDGTIRVFSADSAAAEAVKARIEGLTREAKVGEIFTGTVVKTAPFGAFVNLFPGQDGMLHISQMSEERINAVEDVLNVGDKLQVKIANIDDRGKIDLIRPELEGKVAPREPRAPRPGGDRGGRPPRRD is encoded by the coding sequence ATGATCGGAAAGACGTATACCACGATGCTGGGCGACAAGGAGCTGAGCATCGAAACGGGCAAGCTGGCGAAGCTCGTCAGCGGCAGCGTGACCCTGCGCTACGGCGACACGGTGGTGCTGGTGACCGCGCAGGCCCGCGAGGACAAGAGCACGCTGGACTTTCTGCCCCTGACGGTGGAATTTGAAGAGCGCCACTACGCCGTGGGCAAGATCCCCGGCTCCTTTCACCGCCGCGAGGGGCGCCCCGGCGAGCGGGCCATCCTCTCGGCACGCATCACCGACCGCCAGCTGCGCCCGCTGTTTCCCAAGGGCTACCGCCACGAAACGCAGGTGATCATCACCGTGCTTTCGGCCGACGGCCAGAACCTGCCCGACGTGCTGGGGCCCATTGGCGCCTCGGCCGCGCTGACCATCAGCGATATTCCCTGGCAGGGGCCCACCGCCTGCGTGCGGGTGGGGCAGGTGGACGGGCAATTCATCCTGAACCCCACCACCGATCAGCTGGCGCACAGCCGCCTGGACCTCGTGGTGGCGGGCACCCGCGACGCCGTGATGATGGTGGAGGCCGGCGCCCAGGAGGTCAGCGAGGACGATCTGGTGGCCGCCATTGAATTTGCCCACGCGGGCATGCAGGGCGTGCTGGACCTGATTGAGCGCATGCGCGCCGAACTGGGCCAAGAGAAATTTAACTTCCTGGCCGACGGCGACCTGAGCACCGACCTCGTGCCCGAACTGGCCGAGCAGGCCCGCGCCGCCGGGCTGCGCGACGCCCTGCTGACCATGAAGAAAAAGGAGCGCAGCGCGAACCTGAAGGCCCTGCGCGAGCGCCTGATTCAGGCCCGCATCCCTGAAGGCGAGATCGAAGGCGCCGAGGAGCGCGTGGCCGCCCTGAAAACCGCCTTTGGCAAGGTGGAAAAGCAGGAACTGCGCCGCCTGATTCTGGAAAACGACCTGCGCGCCGACGGCCGCAACGCCAAGACGGTGCGGCCCATCTGGATTGAGGCCCGCGCGCTCCCCCGGGCGCACGGCAGCGCCATCTTCACGCGCGGCGAAACGCAGGTGCTGGGCGTGGCGACCCTGGGCACCGAGCGCGACGAGATTCTGATTGACGACCTGACCAGTGAAACCGGCGACAAGTTCCTGCTGCACTACAATTTCCCGCCGTACTCCACCGGCGAGGTCAAACGCATGGGCGGGCAGTCGCGGCGCGAAGTGGGCCACGGCCACCTCGCCAAGCGCGCCATTCGCGCGGTGCTGCCCTCCTTTGAAGAGTTCCCGTACGTGATCCGTCTGGTGGGCGAGGTGCTGGAATCCAACGGGTCCAGCTCCATGGCGACCGTCTGCGCGGGCACCCTGGCCCTGATGGACGCGGGCGTGCCCATCAAGGCGCCCGTGGCCGGCGTGGCGATGGGCCTGGTGATGGAAGGCGAGCAGTACCGCGTCCTGACCGACATTCTGGGACTGGAAGACGCGCTGGGCGACATGGACTTCAAGGTTTGCGGCACCGCCCAGGGGGTCACGGCCCTGCAGATGGACATCAAGGTGGGCGGTATCACCCCACAGATCATGCGCGAGGCGCTCTCGCAAGCCCGGGAAGGCCGCCTGCACATCCTGGGCAAGATGGCCGAGGTGCTGCCCAGCCCCCGCCCCGAACTCTCCCCCACCGCTCCGCGCATCATCAGCCTGAAGATCAACCCCGAGCTGATCGGCAAGGTGATTGGCCCCGGCGGCAAGCAGATCCGCGAACTGGAGGCCATGGGCGCGCAGATCACGGTGGAGGAAGACGGCACCATCCGCGTCTTTTCCGCCGACAGCGCGGCGGCCGAAGCCGTCAAGGCGCGTATTGAGGGCCTGACCCGCGAAGCCAAGGTGGGCGAGATCTTTACGGGCACCGTGGTCAAGACCGCGCCGTTTGGGGCCTTTGTCAACCTGTTCCCCGGCCAGGACGGCATGCTGCACATCTCGCAGATGAGCGAGGAGCGGATCAATGCGGTTGAGGACGTGCTGAATGTGGGCGACAAGCTGCAGGTGAAGATCGCCAACATTGACGACCGGGGCAAGATTGACCTGATCCGCCCCGAGCTGGAAGGCAAGGTGGCCCCACGCGAGCCCCGCGCGCCGCGTCCTGGTGGCGACCGTGGCGGCCGCCCCCCCCGCCGCGACTGA
- the dkgB gene encoding 2,5-didehydrogluconate reductase DkgB produces MTVPAFGLGTFRLKDDVVRRVVQGALELGYRAIDTAQGYDNEAEIGEVLSQSGVPREQVYLTTKIKPANYRRAALLDSLRQSLDKLQVEQVDLTLIHWPVPKGEVRPEEYLSALAEAREAGLTREIGVSNFNIAGLKQAREVLGGVPLATNQVEIHPYLQNRTLVDFARQEGWHLTSYMTLAVGKVVGDEVLQDIARAHGATPAQVALAWALGQGHSVIPSSTKRENLASNLQAQTLRLTEEDMARIAALEQGETARIANPESARPDWD; encoded by the coding sequence ATGACTGTACCGGCATTTGGACTGGGCACGTTTCGACTGAAAGACGACGTGGTGCGCCGCGTGGTGCAGGGCGCGCTGGAGTTGGGCTACCGCGCCATTGACACCGCGCAGGGCTACGATAACGAGGCTGAGATTGGTGAGGTACTGTCCCAAAGCGGCGTGCCGCGCGAACAGGTGTACCTGACCACCAAGATCAAGCCCGCCAACTACCGCCGCGCCGCGCTGCTGGACAGCCTGCGCCAGAGCCTGGACAAGCTGCAGGTGGAACAGGTGGACCTGACCCTGATCCACTGGCCGGTGCCCAAGGGAGAGGTGCGCCCAGAGGAATACCTGTCGGCGCTGGCCGAGGCCCGCGAGGCCGGCCTGACCCGCGAGATCGGCGTGTCGAACTTCAATATCGCGGGGCTGAAACAGGCGCGCGAGGTGCTGGGCGGCGTACCCCTGGCCACCAATCAGGTAGAAATTCACCCGTACCTGCAAAACCGCACGCTGGTGGATTTTGCCCGCCAGGAAGGCTGGCATCTCACCTCGTACATGACGCTGGCGGTGGGCAAGGTGGTGGGCGACGAGGTGCTGCAGGACATTGCCCGCGCCCACGGGGCCACACCCGCGCAGGTGGCGCTGGCCTGGGCGCTGGGGCAGGGCCACAGCGTCATTCCCTCCAGCACCAAGCGCGAGAACCTTGCCAGCAACCTGCAGGCCCAGACCCTTCGTCTGACGGAAGAGGACATGGCCCGCATCGCCGCGTTGGAGCAGGGCGAGACCGCGCGCATTGCCAATCCGGAAAGCGCCCGGCCCGACTGGGACTGA
- a CDS encoding M4 family metallopeptidase: MKLISRMALTGFLSLSLLAACGQETPAATLGAPTLGAQGGSGKPPTGQTTAAARVFLTNPVQSTGNQNLTDSKDAASAVPASAYYAVTLTHLDGSGYLSGQYARVVSETGTPVYGAGPFHFTRNQDQFEQVMAYFWVTEAQKYLQSLGFGRTLPAVNSDQQQLKVGQYGIDNSYQNDQPDIIRMGKGGVDDAEDGEVIVHEYGHAVHAAQVPGFGTSLEAGAIGEAFGDYFALTVGEAVARAYGAPIKTPLPCLMDWDSVSYTTTTPHCIRRTDTNKHYPEDVRGSVHADGEIWSRALWDIRQGLGAYVADRIIINAQFRFRPDTSFAAAAQATVDTAQSMYGKTQADVVRAAFAARGILR; encoded by the coding sequence ATGAAACTCATCTCCCGGATGGCCCTCACGGGGTTCCTGAGCCTTTCGCTGCTGGCCGCCTGCGGTCAGGAAACCCCAGCGGCGACCCTGGGCGCCCCAACCCTGGGTGCACAGGGCGGTAGCGGCAAGCCCCCCACCGGGCAGACCACGGCGGCGGCCCGGGTGTTTCTGACCAACCCCGTGCAGTCCACCGGAAACCAGAACCTGACCGACAGCAAGGACGCGGCCTCGGCGGTGCCGGCCAGCGCCTACTACGCCGTGACCCTCACCCACCTGGACGGCAGCGGGTATCTCAGCGGGCAGTACGCCCGGGTGGTGAGCGAAACCGGCACGCCCGTCTACGGCGCCGGGCCCTTTCACTTCACGCGCAATCAGGACCAGTTCGAGCAGGTCATGGCGTACTTCTGGGTGACCGAAGCGCAGAAGTACCTGCAGTCTCTGGGCTTCGGGCGCACGCTGCCGGCGGTGAACAGCGACCAGCAGCAGCTGAAGGTGGGCCAGTACGGCATTGACAACTCGTACCAGAACGACCAGCCGGACATCATTCGCATGGGCAAGGGCGGCGTGGACGACGCCGAGGACGGCGAGGTGATTGTGCATGAGTACGGCCACGCGGTGCACGCCGCGCAGGTGCCCGGCTTTGGCACCAGCCTGGAGGCGGGCGCCATTGGCGAGGCGTTCGGGGACTACTTCGCCCTGACGGTGGGCGAGGCGGTGGCCAGGGCTTACGGCGCACCCATCAAGACGCCGCTGCCCTGCCTGATGGACTGGGACAGCGTGTCGTACACGACCACCACACCGCACTGCATCCGCCGCACGGATACCAATAAGCACTACCCCGAAGACGTGCGCGGCTCGGTGCACGCCGACGGCGAGATCTGGTCGCGCGCCCTCTGGGACATCCGCCAGGGGCTCGGGGCCTACGTGGCCGACCGCATCATCATCAATGCCCAGTTCCGCTTCCGCCCCGACACCAGCTTTGCCGCCGCCGCCCAGGCCACCGTGGACACCGCGCAGTCCATGTACGGCAAGACCCAGGCCGATGTGGTGCGCGCGGCCTTCGCAGCGCGCGGCATTCTGCGCTGA
- a CDS encoding winged helix-turn-helix transcriptional regulator: MPGKRVYDDGCAVAHALDLIGERWALLVVRELLPGPRRFIDLQTSLRGISPTVLTQRLTDLETVGVLRREQLPPPASTRVYALTEWGRELEPVLQALGRWGARSPRRPAQAPITTATLLAALKTMNAGALRGVIGLNLGPEAYTVRLDGPHAEVTPGLDPAAALTLSGEVGALGAVIFGGQPLAAAEAAGTVRLQGDRALAEAFVHAFPLPPLVEVS; this comes from the coding sequence ATGCCTGGAAAGCGCGTCTACGACGATGGCTGTGCCGTTGCCCACGCCCTGGACCTGATCGGGGAACGCTGGGCGCTGCTGGTGGTACGTGAACTGCTGCCCGGCCCGCGCCGCTTTATTGATCTGCAGACCAGCCTGCGCGGGATCAGCCCCACGGTGCTGACCCAGCGCCTGACCGACCTGGAAACCGTGGGCGTGCTGCGGCGCGAGCAGTTGCCGCCCCCTGCCAGCACCCGCGTCTATGCCCTGACCGAGTGGGGCCGCGAACTGGAACCGGTATTGCAGGCCCTGGGCCGCTGGGGGGCGCGCTCGCCGCGCCGCCCGGCCCAGGCGCCCATCACCACCGCCACCCTGCTGGCCGCCCTGAAGACCATGAATGCCGGCGCCCTGAGGGGGGTGATTGGCCTGAATCTGGGCCCCGAGGCCTACACCGTGCGGCTCGATGGCCCCCACGCCGAGGTCACCCCGGGCCTGGACCCGGCAGCCGCCCTGACCCTCAGCGGCGAGGTGGGCGCGCTGGGGGCGGTGATTTTCGGGGGGCAGCCATTGGCAGCGGCAGAGGCGGCAGGCACGGTCCGGCTTCAGGGGGACCGCGCCCTGGCAGAAGCCTTTGTCCACGCCTTTCCGCTGCCGCCCTTGGTTGAGGTGAGCTGA
- a CDS encoding VOC family protein: MPQLQPYLGFNGACQEAMAFYQQCLGGTLDLMLAGESPVAAQMPPELHAHVLHGRLVSGDLTLMASDMTQDTARSQSVSLMLQCASAEEAHATFDKLAEGGTVTHPLGPSFWGSTFGHLTDRYGIHWLLNAEPTPAG, encoded by the coding sequence ATGCCCCAGCTTCAGCCCTACCTCGGTTTTAACGGTGCCTGTCAGGAGGCGATGGCCTTTTACCAGCAGTGCCTGGGCGGCACCCTCGACCTGATGCTGGCGGGCGAGTCCCCCGTGGCCGCGCAGATGCCCCCAGAGCTGCACGCGCATGTGCTGCACGGCCGTCTGGTGTCGGGCGACCTGACCCTGATGGCCTCGGACATGACCCAGGACACGGCGCGCAGCCAGTCGGTTTCCCTGATGCTGCAGTGCGCCAGTGCCGAAGAAGCCCACGCCACCTTTGACAAGCTGGCCGAGGGCGGCACGGTCACGCACCCCCTGGGCCCCTCGTTCTGGGGCTCGACCTTCGGGCACCTGACCGACCGCTACGGGATTCACTGGCTGCTGAACGCCGAGCCCACCCCGGCGGGCTGA
- a CDS encoding DUF4287 domain-containing protein, with protein MSFQAYLDAVQAKTGKTVPEFRVLAETQGLNRHGEIVAWLKAEYGLGHGHANAVAAALLKAEARRAPDTERTAAVFSGKKAVWQPLWTALLAHAQTFGEDVGVAPTETSVGLTRAGRKFALVQPGVKAADVGLRLPDLTPTAPYEAAGAWNSMVTHRLRLTEPGGPETHLLDALHAAYQAR; from the coding sequence ATGTCGTTTCAGGCGTATCTGGACGCCGTCCAGGCAAAGACTGGCAAAACCGTGCCCGAATTCCGGGTGCTGGCTGAAACCCAGGGCCTGAACCGGCACGGCGAGATCGTGGCGTGGCTGAAGGCCGAATACGGGCTGGGGCATGGACACGCCAATGCCGTGGCGGCGGCCCTGCTGAAGGCCGAGGCCCGCCGCGCCCCGGACACCGAGCGCACCGCCGCCGTGTTCAGCGGCAAGAAGGCCGTGTGGCAGCCCCTCTGGACGGCGCTGCTGGCCCACGCGCAGACCTTTGGGGAGGACGTGGGTGTGGCCCCGACCGAGACCTCCGTGGGCCTGACCCGCGCGGGCCGCAAGTTTGCCCTGGTGCAGCCCGGGGTAAAGGCCGCCGACGTGGGCCTGCGCCTGCCGGACCTGACCCCCACAGCGCCCTATGAGGCGGCCGGGGCCTGGAACAGCATGGTGACCCACCGCCTGCGCCTGACCGAACCGGGCGGGCCCGAAACCCACCTGCTCGACGCCCTGCACGCGGCCTATCAGGCCCGCTGA
- a CDS encoding DHA2 family efflux MFS transporter permease subunit encodes MTAPDTLLPRDRTVILVLLVSAFVVILNETIMNVALPRLMADLDVSARLAQWLSTAFMLTMAVVIPITGFLLQRLSTRTVYLTAMGLFCVGTLLAALAPGFVPLLLARVVQASGTAIMLPLLMTTVLTLVPAQQRGAVMGNLSIVISVAPAIGPTVSGLILQVLPWRFLFVFVLPVALAALAYGARTLRNVGTPRPVALDLLSVPLAALGFGGLVYALSQVGEGGSGLSAATAAPLLVGVLALVAFLWRQAVLGRRDAPLLDLRAFRFPQFALGVGLMVIAMIALFGGMILLPLYLQNLRGLSTLQTGLLLLPGGLLMGLLAPSVGRLYDRIGPRPLAVPGTILMTAVLVGLSRIDTATPIWALLALHLTLSGGLALLFTPVFTSSLSPLPPHLYSHGSAILSTLQQVAGAAGTALLVALMAGRAAQQVAAGVAAPQAQVAGLHLAFLVAAGVGVLAVGLALGLRASGAVHPTATDEAAPLAHPGD; translated from the coding sequence ATGACCGCGCCCGACACCCTGCTTCCGCGCGACCGCACCGTCATTCTGGTGCTGCTCGTTTCTGCCTTCGTGGTGATCCTGAACGAGACCATCATGAATGTGGCCCTGCCCCGCCTGATGGCCGACCTGGACGTGAGCGCCCGGCTGGCCCAGTGGCTCAGCACCGCGTTCATGCTCACGATGGCGGTGGTGATTCCCATTACCGGCTTCCTGCTGCAACGGCTCTCCACCCGAACGGTGTACCTGACCGCCATGGGCCTGTTCTGTGTGGGCACACTGCTGGCCGCGCTCGCACCGGGCTTTGTGCCGCTGCTGCTGGCGCGGGTGGTGCAGGCGTCTGGCACGGCCATCATGCTGCCGCTGCTCATGACCACGGTGCTGACCCTGGTGCCCGCCCAGCAGCGCGGGGCCGTGATGGGCAACCTCAGCATTGTCATCTCGGTGGCCCCGGCTATTGGGCCCACCGTCTCCGGGCTCATTCTGCAGGTGCTGCCCTGGCGATTTCTGTTCGTGTTCGTGCTGCCGGTGGCACTGGCGGCCCTGGCATACGGCGCGCGCACCCTGCGCAACGTGGGTACGCCCCGGCCCGTGGCGCTGGACCTGCTGTCGGTGCCCCTGGCGGCGCTGGGCTTTGGTGGACTGGTCTACGCCCTGAGCCAGGTGGGCGAGGGCGGCAGTGGACTGAGTGCCGCCACGGCCGCGCCGCTGCTGGTGGGCGTGCTGGCGCTGGTGGCCTTCCTGTGGCGGCAGGCCGTGCTGGGGCGGCGCGACGCCCCGCTGCTGGATCTGCGGGCCTTCCGCTTTCCCCAGTTTGCCCTGGGCGTGGGCCTGATGGTGATTGCCATGATCGCGCTGTTCGGCGGCATGATTCTGTTGCCCCTGTATCTGCAGAACCTGCGCGGCCTCAGCACCCTGCAGACGGGGTTGCTGCTGCTGCCGGGCGGCCTCCTGATGGGCCTGCTGGCGCCCAGCGTGGGGCGGCTGTACGACCGCATTGGGCCGCGTCCCCTGGCGGTGCCCGGCACCATCCTCATGACGGCGGTGCTGGTGGGCCTGAGCCGCATTGACACCGCCACCCCCATCTGGGCGCTGCTGGCGCTGCACCTCACCCTGAGCGGGGGACTGGCCCTGCTGTTCACGCCCGTGTTTACCAGCAGCCTGTCGCCGCTGCCGCCGCACCTGTACTCGCACGGCAGCGCGATTCTCAGCACCCTGCAACAGGTGGCGGGGGCGGCCGGTACGGCGCTGCTGGTGGCCCTGATGGCCGGGCGCGCGGCCCAGCAGGTGGCGGCCGGGGTGGCGGCGCCGCAGGCCCAGGTGGCTGGCCTGCACCTCGCCTTCCTGGTGGCAGCGGGCGTGGGCGTGCTGGCGGTGGGCCTGGCCCTGGGGCTGCGGGCCTCGGGGGCCGTCCACCCCACGGCCACCGACGAGGCCGCGCCACTGGCGCACCCCGGAGACTGA
- a CDS encoding VOC family protein translates to MNWTLEVVVVPVSDVARAVAFYAGGLGFGVDHDTALGGGRRLVQLTPPGSGCSVVLGDGLSPMAPGTLQGLQLVVNDVRAAHAELRSRGVAISDVQVLGPQGPRPATDDDDLNNVGFVFFKDPDGNGWAVQQITARS, encoded by the coding sequence ATGAACTGGACCCTGGAAGTCGTGGTGGTGCCGGTCAGTGACGTGGCGCGGGCGGTGGCCTTTTACGCCGGTGGCCTGGGGTTTGGGGTGGATCACGACACGGCGCTGGGGGGTGGGCGTCGGCTGGTGCAGCTCACCCCGCCCGGCTCAGGCTGCTCGGTGGTGCTGGGCGACGGCCTGAGCCCTATGGCCCCGGGCACCCTCCAGGGGCTGCAACTCGTGGTGAACGACGTGCGGGCCGCCCACGCCGAGCTGCGTTCGCGGGGCGTGGCGATCAGCGACGTGCAGGTGCTGGGCCCGCAGGGCCCCCGGCCCGCCACCGACGACGACGACCTAAACAACGTGGGCTTCGTCTTTTTCAAGGACCCCGATGGGAATGGCTGGGCGGTGCAGCAGATCACCGCCCGGTCCTGA
- a CDS encoding VOC family protein produces the protein MSQLVPALMFEGRAAEALALSFSLFPGARQLVRQGSGPDGPGAPGTLMTAEAELAGQRLRVSDSPIPHALTFTPSLSLFVDGLAAADFERVFAGLSADGEVLMPPGNDGFSTHFAWRNDRFGVSWPLSAP, from the coding sequence ATGTCCCAGCTTGTTCCCGCCCTGATGTTTGAAGGCCGCGCCGCCGAGGCGCTGGCGCTCTCCTTCTCTCTGTTTCCGGGCGCCCGGCAACTTGTCCGCCAGGGCTCTGGCCCGGATGGCCCAGGGGCGCCCGGCACGCTCATGACCGCCGAGGCGGAACTGGCCGGGCAGCGCCTGCGCGTGTCCGACAGCCCTATCCCCCATGCGTTGACCTTCACGCCCTCTCTGTCGCTGTTCGTGGATGGCCTCGCTGCGGCGGACTTCGAGCGCGTGTTCGCCGGATTGTCGGCGGATGGAGAAGTGCTGATGCCGCCCGGGAACGACGGGTTCAGCACCCACTTCGCCTGGCGGAATGACCGTTTTGGCGTGTCCTGGCCGCTGAGTGCGCCATGA
- a CDS encoding helix-hairpin-helix domain-containing protein yields the protein MSEALPPGLGRPATRALTAAGLTTLAAVAQRSECELLALHGVGPKAVQVLRKALAAQGLELRPG from the coding sequence ATGAGTGAAGCGCTGCCCCCTGGTCTGGGCCGCCCGGCCACCCGGGCCCTGACGGCCGCCGGCCTCACCACCCTGGCGGCCGTGGCCCAGCGCAGCGAGTGTGAATTGCTGGCCCTTCACGGTGTGGGGCCCAAGGCGGTGCAGGTGCTGCGCAAGGCATTGGCGGCGCAGGGGCTGGAGCTGCGCCCCGGCTGA
- a CDS encoding molybdopterin oxidoreductase family protein, with amino-acid sequence MTALPARDVFLTCPLDCPDACRLKVTLTRGEDSQERMTKLTGDPAHPITRGFACAKTVHYPARANHPERPLYPLKRLNAKTEAPVWGRVSWDEALDDIAARLRQVLDTRGPQGLLRYNYAGTMGLMEGTHVHALFRALGAPELDETICATAGSEAWAMGYGTRYAVDPRDVAHARLIVLWGINSLSTNSHLTPHLTAARKAGARIIAVDPYRNRTAAFADEHLKLKPGTDAALALGVMHELFAHGWTDAAYIAEATVGIEDVQQAAAEWTPERTAEVTGLDAEVIRAFARAIGTTRPTYIRVGYGMTRHEHGGTNLRAVTLLPALTGDWRHRGGGCALSASGAFKLNRTRLGSAHLIRPDTPHVNMNEYARALRPEAGLGATVIYNCNPAVVAPDAGRVRVGLQRGDLLVVVLEQAMTETAQLADYVLPATTFAEHPDLYTSYGHHFLGYNHAELAAPGEARPNSWVMQQLARRLGVTEPSVYWTVDDLLAEVLNSGHPHLAGITPERLKTEGSVPLSLPDLFLPYAHGAETPSGKVQLSPAPQHREPQAALNAEYPVRLLTPPAHHFLNSTYGVLENLNRAEGSEPCVLVHPQDAQVYGLHDAGYARLESEIGAVRRRVKVTDAAQPGTAVVEGTWWGLSAPDGTSINELTAQTLTDLGGGSTFHNTRIRLMPVEG; translated from the coding sequence ATGACGGCCCTGCCCGCGCGCGACGTATTTCTCACCTGCCCCCTGGACTGCCCCGACGCCTGCCGCCTGAAGGTGACCCTCACGCGCGGCGAAGACAGCCAGGAACGCATGACCAAGCTGACGGGCGACCCCGCGCATCCCATCACGCGCGGGTTTGCCTGTGCCAAAACCGTGCATTACCCCGCCCGCGCCAACCACCCCGAGCGGCCCCTGTACCCCCTGAAGCGCCTGAACGCCAAAACCGAGGCCCCGGTGTGGGGGCGGGTGAGCTGGGATGAGGCTCTGGACGACATCGCCGCCCGGCTGCGGCAGGTGCTGGACACCCGGGGCCCCCAGGGCCTGCTGCGCTACAACTACGCGGGCACCATGGGCCTGATGGAAGGCACCCATGTGCACGCCCTGTTCCGCGCACTGGGCGCCCCGGAGCTGGACGAGACCATCTGCGCCACCGCTGGCAGCGAGGCCTGGGCCATGGGCTACGGCACACGCTACGCCGTGGACCCGCGCGACGTGGCGCACGCCCGCCTGATCGTGCTGTGGGGCATCAATTCGCTGTCCACCAACAGCCACCTCACACCGCACCTGACGGCCGCGCGCAAGGCCGGGGCGCGGATCATCGCGGTGGACCCCTACCGCAATCGCACCGCCGCCTTCGCCGACGAGCACCTGAAACTGAAGCCCGGCACCGACGCCGCGCTGGCCCTGGGCGTGATGCACGAACTGTTCGCCCACGGCTGGACCGACGCCGCGTACATCGCCGAGGCCACCGTGGGCATTGAGGACGTGCAGCAGGCCGCCGCCGAGTGGACCCCGGAACGCACCGCCGAGGTGACTGGCCTAGACGCCGAGGTGATCCGTGCCTTCGCCCGGGCGATTGGCACCACGCGGCCCACCTACATCCGCGTGGGCTACGGCATGACCCGCCACGAACATGGCGGCACCAACCTGCGCGCCGTGACCCTGCTGCCCGCCCTGACCGGCGACTGGCGCCATCGGGGCGGCGGCTGCGCCCTGAGTGCCAGCGGGGCCTTCAAACTCAACCGCACCCGGCTGGGCAGCGCGCACCTGATCCGCCCGGACACGCCGCACGTCAACATGAACGAGTACGCCCGCGCCCTGCGCCCCGAAGCCGGCCTGGGCGCCACGGTGATTTACAACTGCAACCCCGCCGTGGTGGCCCCCGACGCCGGGCGGGTGCGCGTGGGCCTGCAGCGCGGGGACCTGCTGGTGGTGGTGCTGGAACAGGCTATGACCGAAACCGCCCAGCTGGCCGACTATGTGCTGCCCGCCACCACCTTTGCCGAACACCCGGACCTGTACACCAGTTACGGCCACCACTTCCTGGGCTACAACCACGCGGAACTGGCGGCCCCCGGCGAGGCCCGGCCCAATTCCTGGGTGATGCAGCAGCTTGCCCGCCGCCTGGGCGTGACCGAACCCAGCGTGTACTGGACCGTGGACGACCTGCTGGCCGAGGTGCTGAACTCCGGGCATCCGCACCTCGCGGGCATCACCCCCGAGCGGCTGAAGACCGAGGGCAGCGTGCCCCTCAGCCTGCCGGACCTCTTCTTGCCCTATGCCCACGGCGCTGAAACCCCCAGCGGCAAGGTGCAGCTGTCGCCCGCGCCGCAGCACCGCGAGCCCCAGGCGGCCCTGAACGCCGAATACCCGGTGCGCCTGCTGACCCCCCCCGCGCACCATTTCCTGAATTCCACCTACGGCGTGCTGGAGAACCTGAACCGCGCCGAGGGCAGCGAGCCCTGCGTGCTGGTTCACCCGCAGGATGCCCAGGTGTACGGCCTGCACGACGCCGGGTATGCCCGGCTGGAATCTGAAATCGGGGCGGTGCGCCGCCGCGTCAAGGTGACGGACGCCGCGCAGCCCGGCACGGCGGTGGTGGAAGGCACGTGGTGGGGGCTGTCGGCCCCCGACGGCACCAGCATCAATGAACTGACCGCACAGACGCTGACCGATCTGGGCGGCGGCAGCACCTTCCACAACACCCGCATCCGACTGATGCCGGTGGAGGGTTAG